One Primulina eburnea isolate SZY01 chromosome 4, ASM2296580v1, whole genome shotgun sequence genomic window, atggttggaCTAGCTGGACTGAtagtgcacataacccgaggacatTTGCTAGTTTTTCCGCATTAATatgatttataatattttataacaaTTATGTTTTTGAGTGGTTTTTAAAAGGATTTAAGAGTTTatggtattttttaaaaatgatagtTTTAGGTTTGgacgatatttttttttttgttttgcattgcttgttttggatttttaaataataggtttgttgttttattttaaatggtgaaaaaatatgtatatatgtatagtaTGGTTCAGCGGAAGCaagtagaaaaaaaaaatataatatatttaaaaaaaacaagtaATAGACGTTTCAACTTATTGATCTTTGTAAAATGTGCTCAACTGATTTAGTTTAGTTCATATACTTGAAAGATTGAATGATTGAATCTTTGTAAAAGTTGTAGAGCTTTACTAAACTAAACTCCTTCTCAATTTATAGACTCTGAATCCAACGGTCTTGAGATTCAAAATAGATATGTTCCAAAAAGAAAGTGTCAGTTGGTTTGTCAATTATCCACGTCATTATTCTCTGACAATTGTATACTGTTGCGGTcatttttgtgtaaaaaaaaacttttccAAACATTAATTTAGCTTTCTTAGGCGTAAATTGATATTCTTGAGAATGTAAGAAGATTTCCTTGACTGATAAACTTGGTAAACTGATAGGTATTATACTATGTCATTTTGGTCTTGAATGAGTCCAGTCTAGTTATTTCAATTTATCTAGTGGATTTGGTTACTTCAGTTTAGCGTAGTTCAGTTATGccttaaatttatttaacaCCAAAACCCTTAATTGATCCAAACATATTCGACTAATTAGGaacataatttattatttatggcCACATCCCTACGTTATGAAACAATGGGGTAAATCTTGCAAAATAAATGGTATGATGCCTAAACGGTTTGTACGAGACGTTCCAACTAGTTGGAATTCAACATATAAATTGTTATTAGCGTCGtatgaatataaaatatttattacgaatattttttcatcattttcaaccttgcgatatttatttgttttcaaATCAATGGAATAAAAACACTAgtatttgtgaaattttaagtttttaatgATACTAATGACCAATTATATGGTATTTATTATCCATCTTATCATTTAGTTTTAACACATTTTTACAATATTGCATCTATTTTTAGTGAAcatattaattctaataatgATTTTTTAGTTACATATATTTATGTCATGaaagaaaaatggaaaaaaaaaatagtttttacaaattcttgaaatattttaagTGCTTTTGTTTTAGATCATAGACTTAAATTAGATAGTTTATAAGAAatgttaatattatattataaatctttataccctgaaggaaatggttaCTAATATCTcaatgattttttaatattaaaacttATTTATATGAAATTTATAATAAGTATAACACCAAATATGGTGGACAAATTGTTCCACATAAAACACAATTAATTACCACTAGTAACATTACTTATAAACTTACTAAAACACAACTTTTATCTAGAGAACGGACGAAATTTCAACGAGGATCTTCAAGTTCCAGTcatgaatttgagaatttttttgccattactttttattttagtGATGCAGATGATAAAAATTTCGACATTTTGCTATGGTCATCACAAAAAAAACCAATATATCCAATATtgtcaatcatataaaaaaaattctagcttGCTTCGTTTCAACGATTGTAGTGAAACAATCTTTTGTATTGGAGGAAATACATTGAATGAATGACTTTAACTTAAGTCTGGAAAATTTGAAAGCTCGATATTGCACAATAATTGGTCAAATGTCGCTAGCCGAATACAACATAATAAAAGTGATGAAGAAAATCAAGACGAAAACGAAAGAACATTCAGAAAGACGACGAGAAGAAATGCGAGTGaatatgattgaatataataaaatgtagtatattttttatgtaagatttgaaagttgaaaagtaatataatttttttttgaagaaatataataaattttttattgagATAATGAAATATATGATATAGTTTTTATAATTTCAATTGTGTGAGTCTtccttttaatttaattttaattttttgtaaaaaaaatctaaaaaaagaattttttttttttgaaaaataaaaaagtcGAACTGTACCTGAAATTGATGAATCGGACTTTAACCTAGATCGCCAGTTCCATAACCCACACCAAACCCGACCCTTGAGCCTTGACAAGGTGTAATGACTCCCAAACCGGCTTATCTACAAATATCTCGGGTAAACAAAAAAACGGCAAGCATCCTTCAAATCTACTTCATCCAACGCCTTTCTGTTCTCTCCTATAAGAgcgctctctctctctctctcagtCTCAACAATGGCCATTCCTTCCAAATCCCAACACGAAATTGCACTGATCTCTCTCTTGATCCTCTCTCTAATACGCTTCTCTTTTCCCGAAACAGATGTCCACGATCTCCTCCCTTTGTACAACCTTCCGAAGGGACTCCTACCAAGCGACATCAAGTCGTATTCCCTTTCAAACGCGGACAATTCCTTCACCATCGAGCTCAGTTCAAACCCTTGTTATGTTAAGTTCGGTGGTCAGACTGTTTACTATGATAAAATCGTCAAAGGGAAGCTGGGATACGGGACGGTGTCTGAAGTTTCAGGCATTCAGGCTAAGAAATTGTTCTTCTGGGTGTCTGTAGATGGGATCGAtgttgatgaaaatgatgatatgaTTGAGTTTCATGTGGGTGTTCTGTCCCAGAAGCTGCCGGCTAAAGATTTTGAGACTGTGAAAAGCTGCAAGACCAGAGGATTGAGAGATTCATTAGCTTTCTTGGATGCTTCGATTTTAGGTGAACTTCGCATTTAATGCATAGAGGAGGTTACTGAAGATTCTATCTTTAATTTTACGTTATATGCTTTTTATTTATCCATATAAGATTGAGTATTTTACTCTTTGTTGATTGCTGGAATTATGGTTTGGATTGATCTATGGAGTTGAACCATTTAAGTTAAGTCGATGTTATCTAAAGTGGCACTGCGTGtcaagtaaattttttttttatttaacaaaaaatatCAACCATGGTtgagtttttaaaattttgctATTCTCTCTCTCTCAGCCGTAGTTTTTTTATTTCGGAAATTTCAAAATCTCTCTCTTCCCCTATTCTCTCTCGGAGTCCACTGTTTCTCTTTTACAACACAGAAACGAGCTCCTCTTATTGAATCAGGCAAGATGAGGCTTTTCCTTGCCACTGCACATTTGTTTTTATATAATGGGAGATATATATGTTTACTTCAAGAAATGTGGATTTGGTGCTTCTTATTTCTGTGAAATTGCAAATAACCATTCAAAAGAACTTTGAGTTTCATTTGACACAAAGACCAAGCCAAACAATACATTTTGTATATGGTGATTTATACCAACAAATGGAGCACATATTAATTTATACTTATTTGTTCTATATGTTGTATGAATCGACAAGACGTCACCAAAATATTCATAATCAACCTCGCATCTATAGTCCCTAAAGAAAAAGTTCATCACcctatcatcatcatccaattgAACATTCCAGTAAGAATAATTCTCCTTATTAgccttatttataaaatattgaatAAGTACAATGGCACTCCATTCTCAACTTTGGTATGTTTTTTCGACCCTACCCATATGGTCATATGCGTCTTTTCTAATAAAACCTAAATTTTGTGGTCCACATGCTTCATTTTCCATAAAAGAAACAGCATTAGAGACGGATATTCCAGCATTTACAATAGCTTCTAGTGTATACTTTTTTGCATGTGATATATTGCGTGCCGATTTTAGCAAGTGAGTTTGATCAGGTGCAAACATCTCATGGTTATGCTCTTCAAAAAATCTACTCACCCGCCATTCAAACCCTTTTTCCTTTGTAATCTTCAATTTCGCTTTACGTTGTGTTTTAATGACCGGCTTTTGATAAACTGGAATCCTTTTACTAGAACATTTCTCATCTTTTAAACCTTCACATGAACAATGAAATTCTTTTGATTGAAGTTCATTGGTATGAGAAAAATATCGTTGATCACCCTTCCTCACACTAAATCCCTTGGCATGCGCATATTGACAATACAATAAATAAGCATCTTCAACGCTGTTCACAACCTGTTCACTTCCAATTTACTCTCCAAAACGTGGACAAAAGAGTTTTCATTTGGTACCTCAA contains:
- the LOC140830900 gene encoding uncharacterized protein; this translates as MAIPSKSQHEIALISLLILSLIRFSFPETDVHDLLPLYNLPKGLLPSDIKSYSLSNADNSFTIELSSNPCYVKFGGQTVYYDKIVKGKLGYGTVSEVSGIQAKKLFFWVSVDGIDVDENDDMIEFHVGVLSQKLPAKDFETVKSCKTRGLRDSLAFLDASILDPIKI